The genomic stretch AGGAACGAGAGCCCGCACGGAGATAATTCCCCTCGGAGAGGTCGAGAAGATGGGATATATCCTCGTAGGGCAACCCCATCACCAGGGCATACCCGCCCTCGTTCCCGCTGAGCAGTTCTGCTGCCCCCTCGAGCACCGGCACCGTCCGGTATCCGCCCGCCGCCCGGCTGATTCGTTCGAAGTCGGCCTCCGTTATCGTGGCCGCCACCGTAGTCCGGGGATCACCGACAAATCCGGCATCGCCGAGGGCGGTGTGGGGCGTGATCACCACCGTATCCCCCACATCGGCGATGAGGGCAGCGGCCAGCAGGTTGATGGAGTTGCCCATCACTCCCAGGGAGGCGATCGCAAACACCCCGATGACGATGCCGAGCGTGGCCAGAAGGGACCGCACGGAATGCCGCCTGACATTCCTGAGGGCAAACGAGAAAAAGATCATATGATCCGTCCGTCGACGATCTCGATCCGCCGCCGTGCATAGTCCGCCACATGCTGGTCATGGGTGACCATGATGATCGTCTTCCCCTCCCGGTTCATGCTGCTGAGGAGGTCCATGATCCCGGTCCCGGTCTTTGTATCCAGGTTGCCGGTGGGTTCGTCGGCGAGAAGGATCTCGGGATCGTTGATCAGGGCGCGGGCGATCGCCACCCGCTGCTGCTGACCTCCAGAGAGCTCTGCCGGGGTGTGGGTGAGCAGCTCGCGTTCAAGCCCGACCGAACTGAGGATCTCCAGGCAGCGCTCGGTGCACCCGCCCCGCCGCTCCTTGAGGAGGCGGGGAAACTCCACGTTCTCGACGACGTTGAGGAGGGGGATGAGGTTGAACTGCTGGAAGATGAAGCCGATGTGGTCCCGGCGGAGGGCGGTGAGTTCATCGTCCGAAAGACTGCCGATATCCTTTCCCTTGATATAGAGTTTCCCTGCCGTCGGGGTGTCCAGGCAGCCCATGAGGTTGAGGAGGGTGGACTTGCCCGACCCCGACGGCCCCATGATCGCAAGGAACTCTCCGGCCTCGACATCGAGGGAGACATTGTCGAGGGCCACCACATCGCCTGCCGGGAGGGGGTAGACCTTTGAAACCCCCACAAATCTGATGATCGGTTCCTGTTCATTCATGTCGCAATGCCTCGATTGGGTTCAGATGCGATGCCTTCCATGCCGGATAGAAACCGGAGAGGATGCTCGTGCCGATACCGAATGCCATTCCGTAGATAATGTACACGAGGCTTGAAGGCACAAAAAGATAGGTGGTGTCCCCGAGCATGACGATGAGGGCGAGATAGCCGCCGAGAAAACTGAACAGACCGCCGATGGCGCTCCCGATGAAACCGAGAATAAAGGCCTCGTAGACGAACATCCGCAGCACCTCGCTCTGCATCGTGCCGATGGAGCGGATCACCCCGATCTCCTTTGTGCGCTCGGTCACCGACATCATCATCACATTGAAGATGGAGACTCCGGCCACGATGAGGGAGATCCCGCCGATGGCGACGGTGAAGGTCGAGATCCGGTTGAAGGTGTCGAGGAGGGTCTCCAGGATCGCACGGGTGTCGAGCACGTTCACCTCCTGCTCCCGCCGGTTCAGCTGCTCCTCGATGGCGTCCTTGACGGCGTCGATCTCGTCCAGGTCGCGCACCTTGACGATCACCTGGTCCCAGTCGTCCGCACCATAGTAATCCTGAAAAAAATCGTCGGAGACGACGAGGGCATAATCGGGGTTGATGTCGAAACCGACCCCCCGCTCCTCCAGGATGCCGACGATCCTGAGTCTTTGCTCGTCTTCGCCGATCCCGACGCGGCTCCCGACAACCAGATCGAACTCGTCGGCCACCATCTTTCCGGCCATTGCGGTGGTCGAGCCCCGCACATAGACCCCTTCCTCCAGGTCGAGGAGTTCGGGGATATCTGCAGGTTTCATGCCATAGATGGAGGCGGCGCCGACATCCCCGCTGACGACGATCCGGTCGCCGCCCACATAGAGGGGTATAACGACATTTGAACCGACAGCACGCTTGATCTCGTCCACCTGCCGGTCGGTGATCCCGCGGGAGGTCGTCCCCGTCGGACCGCCCCCGCCGCCGGTATGGGGAGTGACCACGATGGTGTCGCCGACATCGGTCAGCGATTCCGAGATCGAGAGGACCAGACTGTTGCCCAGGATGCCCATCGAGGAGATGGCGACGACACCGATGATGATCCCGATGACTGCAAGCAGCGATCGCAACCAGTGGAGCCTGATATTCCTCCTGGCGAACTCAAAAAAGATCATGCCCACGTGGTATCTGTGCAGGAGCGCCTCTATAAAAATGATATCCCCCGCCTGCCGGTGGATACGGCGGTGCGGATGATGGGGGGATTCGCCCCTCCTCTCCCCTACTTCTGCTGCTCCCGCAGGTGGGAGGCCGCATACCCGATCAGCCCGTGGACGCCGTCCGGGATCGGGTGCACCTCCAGGAGACCGTCGAGTTCGAAGACCGTCCGCCGGTGCCTGATGGCGTCGGCCAGATAGGTGGCGATGATGCCGGCACCCGGTGATGCCGCCCAGACCCCGCCAAGCCTCCCGTCCTCTCTGCCGACCAGGATCTTTGCCATGCCGGTATCCCCGGAGGGCACCGACCAGAAGGTGCCGGGCCCCGCAGGTCCGGGTATGGAGAGTTCAAGCCCTTCCGTCTCTCCATCCGCGCAGAATGCCAGATGGGTTCTGAGTGCGATACTCTGCGGCACCCCTTCGGGGTGGTAGCGGCGCTCGATCCCCAGTATGTTCTCGGCCGCCACGACCCCCTGCAGGCGGGCGACTGGCGTCAGGTAGGGGCCCCCGGTGACGTCGCCGGCGGCATAGACGCTCTTAACTGACGTCTCCATGCGGTCATTGACGATGATCCGCCCGTCCGCCCCCTTCTCCACACCGTCGACCATCCTTGAGTTCGGGACGAGTCCGGCGGCAAGCAGCACGGTGTCGGCACCGATCTCGCCGGGACGATCCCCGCCGAACCTCGCCCCGGTGACACGTGATGTGCCGCTGATCCCGGTGAGGGGGGCGTGCTCCCTGATCTCAACACCCTCGAGCTCCTTCAGGGCGATGCGGCGGAGGCGCGGATCGAGGTGATGGAGAAACCCGCTCCGCGCCAGCACGGTGACGCTGCATCCGAGACGGGAGAAGATATAGGCGAACTCCGCCGCCTGGATGCCGCCGCCGGCGATCACCAGATCCCCGGGCAGTGCCGCCATCTGCGGGAGGGTATGGGCGGTGTGGACGCCGTCAAGCCCGGTGCCGGGAATATCGGGGATGAGGGGGGACGAACCGGTGGCGACGACCACCGCCTCCGCCTCGACCTCCTCGTCGTCGATGAACACCCGCCGCCCCTCGAGGTGCGCCTGACTCCCGTACCTGATGGTGACGCCGGAACCGCTCGTTTCTCGATCGAGCACTCCTCTGATGCGTCCCTGCACGCCTTCCATTCCTGCAAGAAGTGCCGAAAAATCGACCATCTGCTCGCCGTGCATGATCCCGGCACCGGCGAATCTCCTGCACTCTTCAAGATGCCGGGCGGCGTCGTTGAGGGCGCAGACCATCATGCACCCGTAGTTGAGGCACTGCCCCCCGATCGAACCGCGTTCGACAAGGAGCACCTCCCTTCCGGCATGACCGAGTCTCAGTGCGGCATATCGCCCTGCCGGTCCACCGCCGATAACCACGATCATGCTCTCTTGGCCCCGCCTAAAATATCTCCACGCCCTCATCCATCGGCATGGCCAGGATCTCGCCGGTGAAGGCGTTCACCTCGACGATCTTGTCGCGGCTTTCGATCTCCCAGACCGGGACGTACACAAGGTTGAGGTCGATCGTAATGTTGGCCGGGTCCGGTTTGAGGGTCTCCACCTGATAGTAGACGGTGTCCCCCTCCTCTCTCTTGATCCTGACGCGCTGGGTGAGTGTTTCGATCATCTCGTTGAGCAGCGACGCCGATGCCTTCTCCTTTGTGGTCTTCGGGGTGAGCACCCCGGCATCCTCGGGCATGGGGATATCGGTGGCGTCCGATAGCTGCATCTCCATCGTCGAGCCATTGATTGCGTTCAGCCCGCCGGAGATGTCCGCTTCAAAGGAGACGCGATGGTTCCCAACGGTCTCGCTGCCGGTGCTCGTGCAGTGGTAGCACCAGTAGGGCACGAACCTGCAGCGGACCGTCCCCCGTTTTCCCGCGATGATCTGGGCGTTATTATCGGTGATCTGGATCGGCAGGTGGAGGATGGGGATGCCGCCCCTGCTCATTGGTGCCGCTCCTCTGGTCCCCCTTCCTTCAACGGTTATGGTGGGTGAGGCTGTGGCTTCGAGGGCCATGCGGTGCCCGAAGATCCGGGCGAGTGCCGCTTGACCTGCAAATCGGGCGATATCCTCCCTGCCCCAGAGCATGGAAGAGAGACCGGAAACCCGCCTGAAAGTGACCACGATCTTCCCGCAGACCTCGCTCTCATCACCCCGCCTCAGGCGGAAGGTTCGACCATCGAACCGCCGTATCTCGTCCTCATCATCAGAAATCAACACGATATAGCTGTCGTCATCCCCGATTGCCGAGAGATCAAAGGATTCGTCGGTACACTCGACGTCATATCCCGCGGCCTCCAGTATGTCTGAAACAATATCCTGCGTCCGCTCCCTCAGATCACATTCCATCTCATCTCATATCTCTAGAAACATAGAACAATCTTTCCATCTGACTGCCGCCATGGATGCCGGATGGGATTATTTCCGTCTGGATCTGCCTCCAGGGACTATGCAATAATTTTTCTCTATCCCCGGCGAGAATATGGTGTGAATCACCCCCTCAAATTCATCAACCACCTGATTCAGGAGGAGGCCATGCAGGTGACCTATGATCCTTCTGAAGATGAAGGACTGGTGATCTACAACCTCTCGCTTATCGGTGCCGACGATTTCGAACCCGTCCTTTCGATCATGAAGGACACTTTCCGGGCCGGTATCAGCCCCAGTGGTCTCGTTCAGTTCTTTCATGCCGGTGAGCGGGCCGGCGCCTACACCGTTCCGGAGGGGAAGATCGGTATATGCACCGTCTGCTCGATCACCATTGACGGCGTGATGATCCGTCGGGGCGCCCCCCTTCACCCGATCGGCGGGGGTGTCGTCGAGATCGAGGACGGCACCCCCAGGCGGTTCACCGATATGGTCCTCTACGACGCCACGACGATCGATCCCCTCCAGATGCTTGTATCGCAGGAGATCAGCGATATATCCGGTGTCATCAGGTATGGGAAGGGGAGCGTGCTCGCCAACCTGCGGGAGTGCCACATGGAGGCCGAACCCGCGGTGGCGACCATCATCGAGGATCTTGAGCGGAGCATGATCTCAGGCATACTCGAGGTCGGGCCGCCGAACGCCCCCATCCTGGGCTACACCTGTTCACCGCAGTATTTCGGTATCGCCATCCTCGGCGGCACGAATGTCATGGCCGCCGTGCTTGAGGGTGGTTTTCGGGTTGAGATCAACTCGCTCAAGGGGCTGATCGACGTGGGCAGACTCGAACCGATCCATCACTTCTGAGACCGGGCGGTGACATAGGAGCGGACCAGGTCCCAGTAGCGGGAAAAAAACCTGATGAACCCGTCCGACTCCGAATAAAGCGCGGTCGATCCCTCATCGTCCCCCGCCATCACCACCAGCACGCGCCGACCGTCGACAAACAGCACCCCGCCCTTCGTGTTTTTCTGTTCTCTGGTGTCCCAGACAGGGGGCATTTTTGTGTGTATCATCATCCCGGCCGGAACCTCTCCGTCCCAGTGATCGGTGATCACCTCGATCGGGATTTCGCCGGCCCTCATTCTCAGAGCGTCCTGCACCCCCCCGATCAGCACCGCGCTCCCCAGCACGTCCACTCTCTCGTTTGCGTTGATGATGAGGTCCCTGATCCGGTTCGTGATATTTACCTCCCCGACCACATTCCAGATCAGCTCGCGCCCCTCCTCAACGCTCTCGGTCCGCTCTTCATAGAGCGAACCGAGCACGTCCTTTGCATATTCGGCCCTGGCGCCGATCTCCCTCATGAGGGTATCAATCGCTTCTGCGGGTGGGAATGCGGCGAACCGCTTTGGTGTGGTGTGTGATACGGTGACCAGGCTCCTGCCGCTGAGGCGGTCGAGCACGGGGTATACCGAGGCCCTGGGGACGCCGGATATCTCGTGGATCTCTGTAGCCGTCGCGTTTTTGACCTGAAGGAGGGCAACATAGACGAGAGCCTCATATTTTGTGAGTCCGAGGCTTTTGAGGGCTTCTGTAACACTCTGGATTGTGTCGGGGGACGGAGGCATTGCATAGATATTTATACAGTCTACGGAAAAATGTTGTTACTGCACGAACAACACGGTGGATATACATGGATTCAAGGACCCTCCTTATCACAGGGCTGCTGGTGGCCGCACTCACCATGCCGGCCATGGCGGGGGTGGAGTACCTCTTCGGCAACCCCTCCCTCTCGGCAGCGATTTCAGGCACCAATGAGTTTTCCCCGGGTGATGAGGTGACCCTCACGGTGATTATCTCAAATGAGGGGATCAACCCCGTCATCCAGATCGATTCTGCCCCTCTCTCTCCGCCCGACGCCCCGAACCTCGCCAAACTGGTCGAGGCTGGCCTCGGCGCTGGCGATGCCCCGGTGACGGTGAAATCCGGTGCACAGCAGATCGGCGACATTGCGGGCGGTGTCAGCAAACCTGTCTCATTTGTCGTGAAATTCGACAAAAACGCCCCTGCCGGCACCTATGATCTGCCGCTCACCATCTCCTACACCTATGCGGACTGGACCGACGACGAGGGCGGCAACCTGATCAGGACCGGCTACCTCACGAAGACCGAGACGCTCTCCCTGCCGGTGACGGTGAAGTCAGACGTGAACCTTGAGGTCGACGATGTCTCCACCGGCTACCTCAATGTCGGCACCGAGGGCTACCTCACTGTGCGG from Methanofollis fontis encodes the following:
- a CDS encoding DUF128 domain-containing protein, with product MGLFPSGSASRDYAIIFLYPRREYGVNHPLKFINHLIQEEAMQVTYDPSEDEGLVIYNLSLIGADDFEPVLSIMKDTFRAGISPSGLVQFFHAGERAGAYTVPEGKIGICTVCSITIDGVMIRRGAPLHPIGGGVVEIEDGTPRRFTDMVLYDATTIDPLQMLVSQEISDISGVIRYGKGSVLANLRECHMEAEPAVATIIEDLERSMISGILEVGPPNAPILGYTCSPQYFGIAILGGTNVMAAVLEGGFRVEINSLKGLIDVGRLEPIHHF
- a CDS encoding ABC transporter ATP-binding protein translates to MNEQEPIIRFVGVSKVYPLPAGDVVALDNVSLDVEAGEFLAIMGPSGSGKSTLLNLMGCLDTPTAGKLYIKGKDIGSLSDDELTALRRDHIGFIFQQFNLIPLLNVVENVEFPRLLKERRGGCTERCLEILSSVGLERELLTHTPAELSGGQQQRVAIARALINDPEILLADEPTGNLDTKTGTGIMDLLSSMNREGKTIIMVTHDQHVADYARRRIEIVDGRII
- a CDS encoding ABC transporter permease, with protein sequence MIFFEFARRNIRLHWLRSLLAVIGIIIGVVAISSMGILGNSLVLSISESLTDVGDTIVVTPHTGGGGGPTGTTSRGITDRQVDEIKRAVGSNVVIPLYVGGDRIVVSGDVGAASIYGMKPADIPELLDLEEGVYVRGSTTAMAGKMVADEFDLVVGSRVGIGEDEQRLRIVGILEERGVGFDINPDYALVVSDDFFQDYYGADDWDQVIVKVRDLDEIDAVKDAIEEQLNRREQEVNVLDTRAILETLLDTFNRISTFTVAIGGISLIVAGVSIFNVMMMSVTERTKEIGVIRSIGTMQSEVLRMFVYEAFILGFIGSAIGGLFSFLGGYLALIVMLGDTTYLFVPSSLVYIIYGMAFGIGTSILSGFYPAWKASHLNPIEALRHE
- a CDS encoding TrmB family transcriptional regulator — encoded protein: MPPSPDTIQSVTEALKSLGLTKYEALVYVALLQVKNATATEIHEISGVPRASVYPVLDRLSGRSLVTVSHTTPKRFAAFPPAEAIDTLMREIGARAEYAKDVLGSLYEERTESVEEGRELIWNVVGEVNITNRIRDLIINANERVDVLGSAVLIGGVQDALRMRAGEIPIEVITDHWDGEVPAGMMIHTKMPPVWDTREQKNTKGGVLFVDGRRVLVVMAGDDEGSTALYSESDGFIRFFSRYWDLVRSYVTARSQK
- a CDS encoding FAD-dependent oxidoreductase produces the protein MIVVIGGGPAGRYAALRLGHAGREVLLVERGSIGGQCLNYGCMMVCALNDAARHLEECRRFAGAGIMHGEQMVDFSALLAGMEGVQGRIRGVLDRETSGSGVTIRYGSQAHLEGRRVFIDDEEVEAEAVVVATGSSPLIPDIPGTGLDGVHTAHTLPQMAALPGDLVIAGGGIQAAEFAYIFSRLGCSVTVLARSGFLHHLDPRLRRIALKELEGVEIREHAPLTGISGTSRVTGARFGGDRPGEIGADTVLLAAGLVPNSRMVDGVEKGADGRIIVNDRMETSVKSVYAAGDVTGGPYLTPVARLQGVVAAENILGIERRYHPEGVPQSIALRTHLAFCADGETEGLELSIPGPAGPGTFWSVPSGDTGMAKILVGREDGRLGGVWAASPGAGIIATYLADAIRHRRTVFELDGLLEVHPIPDGVHGLIGYAASHLREQQK